The following are encoded together in the Cololabis saira isolate AMF1-May2022 chromosome 5, fColSai1.1, whole genome shotgun sequence genome:
- the LOC133444541 gene encoding alpha-1,3-mannosyl-glycoprotein 4-beta-N-acetylglucosaminyltransferase C-like: MRLWKSVDKMRCWRKRSLLPVLAFLATSLLFFNVYMDDGYVREAEKRRLGEAVHPPNVQTFRDVSNFSGSINVTFRFLAGVPLPRKKFLTIGLSSVKRKRGNYLPETIRSIFDQSSYEELQEIVVVVHLADFDLLWCQNLVQELSRRFSHHIVAGRLLLIQAPEQFYPTLDGLKRNYDDPEDRVRFRSKQNVDYAFLLSFCSNLSHFYVMLEDDVSCARNFLSSLKKVVASRRGTYWVTLEFSKLGFIGKLYHGRDLPRLAQFLLLFYQEMPCDWLLVHFRGLLAQKDALRFRPSLFQHMGYYSSYRGAENKLKDDDFEEDALDVPDNPPASLSTNMDVFERYDAARAYSSIPDEYFWGKPPGTGDFFLIVFNSSTRISRIRVVTGSEERRADVLSHGALEVGRRAAETRQGRQCASYVTLGEFRVGRIDVADVDHKVGFEVECVRIVVTAGQSEWLIIRTISLWTGGA, from the exons ATGAGGCTGTGGAAGTCCGTGGACAAGATGAGGTGTTGGAGGAAACGCTCGCTGCTGCCGGTCCTCGCCTTCCTCGCCACCTCGCTGCTCTTCTTCAATGTTTACATGGATGACGGATACGTGCGG gaagctgagaaaCGGCGGCTGGGGGAGGCCGTCCATCCTCCCAACGTCCAGACGTTCAGAGACGTTTCCAACTTCTCCGGCAGCATCAACGTGACGTTCCGCTTCCTGGCTGGAGTTCCTCTGCCGCGCAAAA AGTTCCTCACCATCGGACTGTCGTCGGTGAAGAGGAAGAGGGGGAACTACCTGCCGGAGACCATCCGGTCCATCTTCGACCAGTCCAGCTacgaggagctgcaggagatcGTGGTCGTGGTCCACCTGGCCGACTTCGACCTGCTCTGGTGCCAGAACCTGGTCCAGGAGCTCAGCCGGAGGTTCTCCCACCACATCGTCGCCGGGCGGCTGCTGCTCATCCAGGCGCCGGAGCAGTTCTACCCGACTCTGGACGGCCTGAAGAGGAACTACGACGACCCGGAGGACCGGGTCCGCTTCCGCTCCAAGCAGAACGTGGACTACGCCTTCCTGCTCAGCTTCTGCTCCAACCTGTCGCACTTCTACGTGATGCTGGAGGACGACGTGAGCTGCGCCAGGAACTTCTTGAGCTCGCTGAAGAAGGTGGTGGCGTCCCGCCGCGGCACCTACTGGGTCACGCTGGAGTTCTCCAAGCTGGGCTTCATCGGGAAGCTGTACCACGGCCGGGACCTGCCCCGGCTGGCCCAATTCCTGCTGCTGTTCTACCAGGAGATGCCCTGCGACTGGCTGCTGGTCCACTTCCGGGGCCTGCTGGCCCAGAAGGACGCGCTGCGCTTCCGGCCCTCGCTCTTCCAGCACATGGGCTACTACTCCTCCTACCGGGGCGCCGAGAACAAGCTCAAG gatGACGACTTCGAGGAGGACGCCCTGGACGTCCCGGACAACCCCCCCGCCAGCCTCAGCACCAACATGGACGTGTTCGAGCGCTACGACGCCGCCAGGGCGTACAGCAGCATCCCGGACGAGTACTTCTGGGGGAAGCCGCCCGGCACCGGCGACTTCTTCCTCATCGTCTTCAACTCCTCCACCAGGATCAGCAGGATCCGGGTGGTGACGGGCTCGGAGGAGCGGCGGGCCGACGTCCTCAGCCACGGCGCCCTGGAGGTCGGCCGGAGGGCGGCGGAGACCCGGCAGGGCCGGCAGTGCGCCTCCTACGTCACGCTGGGGGAGTTCAGGGTGGGGAGGATCGACGTGGCCGACGTGGACCACAAGGTCGGCTTCGAGGTGGAGTGCGTGAGGATCGTGGTGACGGCCGGCCAGAGCGAGTGGCTCATCATCAGGACCATCAGTCTCTGGACCGGCGGAGCCTGA